Sequence from the Cytophagia bacterium CHB2 genome:
AAAGCCGAGGACATCAGCGGCGAGATCGAGGTACAGAATGTCAATGGCGCGGTCACATTGTCGAGAATTTCGGGCGCCGCGATTGCGCATGCGTTGAACGATGACGTCATCGTCACGTTCGTCAAGGTTGATCCGGCCAAACCCATGTCGTTCAGCTCGCTGAATGGCGATATTGACGTGACGTTTCCCGCAGATTTGCGCGCCAATATCAAATTCAAAGCGGAGAACGGCGACATCTACAGCGATTTTGAAATGAAGATGGAACCGACAACGCAGCGAATCGAAGAGGGCGGAAAAGGCGGCGGCAAATACCGCTTGCGCATCGAGCAGGCCATGCAGGGCAAGATCAACGGCGGCGGGCCGGAGATCAATTTCGAAACGCTTAACGGCGATGTTTATGTGCGCAAAGGGAAGTAGATGGTTTGTAGCATTTTTTCTGGGCTTTGCTCCGCAGATTCAAGCCTTTTGTGAGCGGCTGGCGATGTAAATGAATTCGTAGTATGCCCAATATTTTCATAAACCCCATGCGCAGGCGTGGGGTTTCTTCCAATATATCCCCTCTCGTTTCAACGGTTAGTCCCGTTCTGCTCCAGCATCGAGACGTGCGCGCGAGCGCATGCTTCATGCTGCTCGCCTTGCAAACCAAAAACACCTTGACACACCTTGTCTTCCGTGTTATATTGCAAAACCTTTTTGGACTTGCACGGTTACGACTCGCTTATCTATGCCGACTTCTTCTCGCTTGATTTCTCGCCGAACGTTTTGCCAGCAAATCGCGAGTGCCGCGCTCCTTTCCGCGTGTGCGCCGGCACTCAAAATCAACCCGTCACATGAACAATCCTCAACGCGCAAGCGTCTGCGTGATCTTGGCATCGTTGTCGGTTCGCTGCCGACCGGAGCATGGAACGCCATTACCGACGTGCCCGGTGTGCGCGTCGGACATTGCACACGCATGGAAGGGGAGGGCGAATTGCAAATCGGCCGCGGACCCATTCGTACCGGTGTT
This genomic interval carries:
- a CDS encoding DUF4097 domain-containing protein, which codes for MKNSFRNTYAIICLLFSAIAVHGQEALPGDRIAVPFSDPSRPGVVEVSVLHGGITVKGYSGKEVIVEAQVRTREYKHKEKSSKKAEGLRRLAVNTTGLVVEEHNNVMQVETSSHQRTIDLTIQVPTRTSLKLNCVNDGDIKAEDISGEIEVQNVNGAVTLSRISGAAIAHALNDDVIVTFVKVDPAKPMSFSSLNGDIDVTFPADLRANIKFKAENGDIYSDFEMKMEPTTQRIEEGGKGGGKYRLRIEQAMQGKINGGGPEINFETLNGDVYVRKGK